From the genome of Mycobacterium dioxanotrophicus, one region includes:
- a CDS encoding NAD(P)-dependent oxidoreductase, with amino-acid sequence MRVGFIGAGRMGTPMVSRLVAFGHHVTALGRTPEKCDALTELGAAAASDHAAVADGADVVIVCVFTDEQVREICVEADLTSAMGPESVLVVHTTGSPHTAEQIAALAAPRHVGVIDAPVSGGPHDIAAAQLTVFAGGTDRAVAHARPALESYADPVLHVGPLGAGQRVKLINNTLFAAQIGLVAEGVRLGGRLGIDEPTLLKALVNGSAGSRALSGIAATGSADAFISRVGEFIGKDVAVVRSTAADLDTDLGLLDTVVDAGLR; translated from the coding sequence ATGCGCGTCGGCTTCATCGGGGCGGGCCGCATGGGCACACCCATGGTCAGCCGGCTGGTGGCCTTCGGACACCACGTCACCGCACTGGGTAGAACACCCGAAAAGTGCGACGCTCTCACCGAATTGGGTGCGGCTGCGGCCTCGGATCACGCCGCGGTGGCCGACGGAGCGGACGTGGTGATCGTCTGTGTGTTCACCGACGAACAGGTCCGCGAGATCTGCGTCGAAGCCGACCTCACCTCCGCCATGGGTCCGGAGTCGGTGCTGGTCGTGCACACCACCGGAAGTCCTCACACCGCCGAGCAGATCGCGGCACTGGCCGCGCCACGTCACGTCGGCGTCATCGATGCACCGGTCAGCGGGGGCCCGCACGATATCGCCGCCGCCCAGTTGACGGTGTTCGCCGGCGGAACCGACCGGGCGGTGGCACACGCCCGGCCGGCGTTGGAGAGCTACGCCGACCCGGTACTGCATGTCGGCCCACTCGGCGCCGGGCAGCGCGTCAAGCTCATCAACAACACACTGTTCGCCGCGCAGATCGGACTGGTGGCCGAAGGGGTTCGGCTCGGCGGCCGGCTCGGCATCGACGAACCCACCCTGCTCAAGGCATTGGTCAACGGCAGTGCGGGCAGTCGCGCCCTCAGTGGCATCGCCGCGACGGGTTCAGCAGATGCGTTCATCAGCAGGGTCGGCGAGTTCATCGGCAAGGATGTGGCCGTGGTACGCAGCACCGCGGCCGACCTGGACACCGACCTGGGGCTGTTGGACACCGTGGTCGACGCCGGACTGCGCTGA
- a CDS encoding NAD(P)-dependent oxidoreductase, with protein sequence MRVGFIGLGSQGAPMARRITEGGYETTLWARRPASVEPFADTAAKVAGTPAELAAASDLVCLCVVGDDDVREVLGGDTGVLTGLAPGGIIAIHSTVHPDTCREIATLAAQHDISVIDAPVSGGEPAATAGTLLVMVGGDDDVVERARPVFATYADPIVHLGAVGSGQVAKILNNLLFSANLGAAMSTLELGEALGVPRDRLCEVITRGSATSKALNSIAMFGGTLDNLAPIAGALLQKDCRHAASLAGAASAPEGAVFNAADAALLLMNHAR encoded by the coding sequence ATGCGTGTCGGGTTCATCGGGTTGGGCAGCCAGGGCGCCCCCATGGCGCGCCGGATCACCGAAGGTGGCTACGAGACCACACTGTGGGCACGTCGGCCCGCGTCGGTCGAACCGTTCGCCGACACCGCGGCCAAGGTCGCCGGCACGCCGGCCGAGTTGGCCGCCGCGAGCGATCTGGTGTGCCTGTGCGTGGTGGGCGACGACGACGTGAGGGAAGTGCTCGGCGGCGATACCGGAGTGCTGACAGGCCTCGCGCCCGGCGGCATCATCGCCATCCATTCCACCGTGCATCCCGACACCTGCCGCGAGATAGCGACTCTGGCTGCACAGCACGACATCTCGGTGATCGACGCACCGGTGAGCGGCGGCGAGCCCGCGGCCACAGCAGGCACCCTGCTGGTCATGGTCGGCGGCGACGACGACGTCGTCGAACGGGCCCGGCCGGTGTTCGCCACCTATGCCGACCCGATCGTGCACCTCGGTGCCGTGGGTAGCGGCCAGGTCGCGAAGATCCTGAACAACCTCTTGTTCAGTGCCAACCTCGGTGCCGCGATGAGCACGCTGGAACTCGGTGAGGCGCTGGGCGTTCCGCGCGACCGGCTGTGCGAGGTGATCACCCGCGGGTCGGCCACCAGCAAGGCGCTCAACAGTATCGCGATGTTCGGCGGCACCCTGGACAATCTCGCGCCGATCGCGGGGGCACTACTGCAGAAGGATTGCCGCCATGCTGCCAGCCTGGCCGGCGCCGCGTCCGCTCCGGAGGGAGCGGTTTTCAATGCTGCGGACGCCGCACTGCTCCTGATGAACCACGCCCGCTGA
- a CDS encoding alpha/beta fold hydrolase, producing MDKTVPHPRVVMVDGVPMSALVAEAADPRAVIVALHGGATTSVYFDCPGHPELSLLRAAVANGCTVIGLDRPGYGASAAYPDAMAHPDQRVALAFGAVHRIAGPGAVFVLGHSMGCELAVRMAVDGGPDVLGISLAGTGRRYQAAAQEILKNAAIDHRPRGLRDLLWEPARLYPPDVIGNGLSSAGTAYEADVIKTWATQDFPQLAAKIISPVQFLAGDHESVWESDATALAAIGAMFGSAPHVDVGELADSGHNLSVGLTAGHYHRRVLSFVEDCVATRGRTDSEVEAG from the coding sequence ATGGACAAGACGGTTCCGCACCCCCGCGTCGTGATGGTCGACGGTGTCCCGATGTCCGCGCTCGTCGCAGAGGCCGCCGATCCCCGCGCCGTCATCGTGGCGTTGCATGGCGGGGCCACCACATCGGTGTACTTCGATTGCCCTGGACACCCGGAACTTTCGCTGCTGCGCGCCGCAGTGGCCAACGGCTGCACCGTGATCGGGCTCGATCGGCCGGGATATGGCGCGTCGGCAGCCTACCCGGACGCCATGGCCCATCCCGACCAACGCGTGGCGCTGGCGTTCGGTGCGGTCCACCGCATCGCCGGACCGGGTGCCGTGTTCGTGCTGGGCCATTCGATGGGATGTGAACTGGCGGTCCGGATGGCCGTCGACGGAGGCCCCGACGTGCTGGGCATCTCATTGGCCGGCACGGGCCGTCGATATCAGGCCGCGGCCCAGGAGATCCTCAAGAATGCGGCGATCGACCACCGGCCCCGTGGGCTACGTGACCTCCTGTGGGAGCCGGCCCGGCTGTACCCACCTGACGTCATCGGCAACGGTCTCTCGTCGGCCGGTACCGCCTACGAGGCCGATGTCATCAAAACCTGGGCCACACAGGACTTTCCGCAACTCGCCGCCAAGATCATCAGCCCGGTGCAATTTCTCGCCGGGGATCACGAGAGCGTGTGGGAGTCGGATGCCACGGCGTTGGCGGCGATCGGCGCGATGTTCGGCTCGGCGCCGCACGTGGATGTCGGTGAGCTCGCCGACTCCGGACACAACCTGAGTGTCGGGCTGACGGCCGGGCATTATCACCGGCGGGTGTTGTCGTTCGTCGAAGACTGCGTGGCCACGCGGGGCCGCACCGATTCGGAAGTGGAGGCAGGTTGA
- a CDS encoding thiolase C-terminal domain-containing protein yields MSEIPGRPLPTVTALNEYFWTAGADGVLRIQECLDCNALIHPPQPVCRYCRSHELRPREVSGRGSLAGFTVNHRFGFPDLPPPYVVAEVAIVEDPRVRLTTNIVDADPDNLQLGQPVEVTFQQLDDIWLPVFRPAADLTPTPEPVDLIAPEDFAKHVRPMLGTQKFEDHSAITGIGASRLGRRLMVPPLALTIEACEAAVADAGLTLDDIDGLSTYPGLDVAGMGEGGVTALEGALGLRPTWINGGMDTFGPGGSVIAAMMAVATGMARHVLCFRTLWEATFGQLVKEGKLAPPMSGRTTSWQHPYGATSAAHTLAQNAGRHFHRYGTTRETLGWIALNQRANAALNPTAIYRDPLTMEDYLSARTITTPFGLYDCDVPCDGAVAVIVSAIDAARDLAKPAIRFEAVGTQIIERTDWDQTTMTHEPQVLGQSAHLWSRTSLRPEDVDVAELYDGFSFNCLSWIEALGFCGIGEAKDFLDGGHNIARDGVLPLNTHGGQLSHGRTHGMGLIHEAVSQLRGEAGDRQVANATVAVASSGGLTPSGVLLLRTDD; encoded by the coding sequence TTGTCAGAGATACCGGGCCGGCCACTACCCACGGTCACCGCGCTGAACGAATACTTCTGGACCGCGGGCGCCGACGGGGTATTGCGCATCCAGGAATGCCTCGACTGCAATGCGCTCATCCACCCACCGCAGCCGGTGTGCCGGTACTGCCGGAGCCACGAACTCCGACCCCGCGAGGTCTCGGGCCGCGGTTCACTGGCCGGATTCACTGTCAACCACCGCTTCGGTTTTCCCGACCTGCCGCCGCCGTACGTCGTGGCCGAGGTAGCCATCGTCGAGGATCCCCGCGTCCGGCTGACCACCAACATCGTCGACGCCGATCCCGACAACCTCCAGCTGGGACAACCGGTGGAGGTCACCTTCCAGCAGCTCGACGATATCTGGCTGCCTGTCTTCCGCCCGGCGGCAGACCTCACGCCCACCCCTGAGCCCGTCGATCTCATCGCGCCCGAGGACTTCGCCAAACACGTCCGACCGATGCTGGGCACCCAGAAGTTCGAGGACCACTCGGCCATCACCGGGATCGGCGCCTCCCGCCTCGGGCGCCGGTTGATGGTGCCACCGCTGGCATTGACCATCGAGGCCTGTGAGGCCGCGGTCGCTGATGCCGGGCTCACCCTCGACGACATCGATGGCCTGTCCACCTATCCGGGACTCGATGTAGCCGGCATGGGCGAGGGCGGCGTCACCGCGCTGGAGGGTGCCCTGGGCCTACGGCCCACGTGGATCAACGGTGGCATGGACACCTTCGGGCCGGGCGGTTCGGTGATCGCCGCCATGATGGCCGTCGCCACCGGCATGGCCCGGCATGTGCTGTGCTTCCGCACCCTGTGGGAGGCGACCTTCGGCCAACTGGTCAAGGAGGGCAAACTCGCGCCACCGATGAGCGGCCGCACCACCAGCTGGCAACACCCGTACGGCGCCACCTCGGCAGCACATACTTTGGCGCAGAACGCCGGACGCCATTTCCACCGGTACGGCACCACCCGTGAAACCCTGGGCTGGATCGCACTGAACCAACGTGCGAACGCCGCATTGAACCCGACGGCCATCTACCGGGACCCGCTCACGATGGAGGACTACCTGTCGGCGCGCACCATTACCACGCCGTTCGGGCTCTACGATTGTGATGTGCCGTGCGACGGTGCGGTGGCCGTGATCGTCTCCGCCATCGACGCGGCACGCGACCTCGCCAAGCCGGCGATCCGGTTCGAGGCGGTGGGCACGCAGATCATCGAACGCACCGACTGGGATCAGACCACCATGACTCACGAACCGCAGGTGCTGGGCCAATCCGCGCACCTGTGGTCGCGAACCTCATTGCGGCCCGAAGACGTCGACGTTGCCGAACTCTACGACGGCTTCAGCTTCAACTGTCTGTCCTGGATCGAAGCCCTCGGCTTCTGCGGCATCGGCGAGGCCAAAGACTTCCTCGACGGCGGCCACAACATCGCGCGCGACGGCGTCCTGCCGCTGAACACCCACGGTGGGCAGTTGTCCCACGGCCGCACCCACGGGATGGGCCTGATCCACGAAGCGGTCAGTCAACTGCGCGGCGAGGCCGGCGACCGCCAGGTCGCCAATGCCACGGTGGCCGTGGCCAGTTCAGGTGGCCTGACCCCCAGCGGTGTGCTTCTGTTGCGGACGGACGATTGA
- a CDS encoding NADH-ubiquinone oxidoreductase-F iron-sulfur binding region domain-containing protein produces MTMTADLTAAAWPGLTPRLLRTETLTDYLRSGGYACLDDPDRLLGEVQASGLLGRGGAAFPLAVKLRAVRDNGREAGGAVAIANGEEGEPTSIKDRWLLRNRPHAVLDGLRLAATVIGAQHAYLYVSDRQAAEHAQAALGELGGELGSLPIEFVLVAPGYVAGEETAAVHVINGGPAKPTDKPPRPFEQGVGGFPTLVSNVETLAQLAYLNIHGATQFRTAGTDASPGTFLATITGAGRPAALYELPHGIAVADLLTLHGIPLQQVTGALMGGYFAGLLNRDILGATLDHETIRELGSGLGCGAITVLTDDCPVAVAASVLTYFDRENAGQCGSCFNGTAAMAAVMAALRDGMAGEDDVARLQRWSVVLRGRGACATLDGAANVAAGLLTQFPDLVHSHLENACPACRSGAFTAVRPYEVERLDEVVGV; encoded by the coding sequence GTGACCATGACAGCCGATCTCACCGCCGCGGCATGGCCGGGTCTGACGCCGCGCCTGTTGCGCACGGAGACACTCACCGATTACCTGCGATCCGGTGGCTATGCCTGCCTTGACGATCCGGACCGACTACTCGGCGAAGTGCAGGCCAGCGGTCTACTCGGCCGTGGTGGAGCGGCCTTCCCGCTGGCGGTCAAGCTGCGTGCGGTACGCGACAACGGACGCGAGGCCGGCGGAGCCGTGGCGATCGCCAACGGCGAAGAAGGTGAACCGACATCGATCAAGGACCGCTGGCTGCTGCGCAACCGGCCCCATGCAGTTCTCGACGGCCTGCGGCTGGCGGCCACGGTGATCGGCGCCCAGCACGCCTATCTGTACGTGTCCGACCGCCAGGCCGCCGAGCATGCGCAGGCCGCGCTCGGCGAGCTTGGCGGCGAATTGGGCTCGCTGCCCATCGAATTCGTGCTCGTCGCACCGGGCTACGTGGCCGGTGAGGAGACCGCAGCGGTCCACGTGATCAACGGTGGTCCGGCCAAACCCACCGACAAGCCACCACGGCCATTCGAGCAGGGTGTCGGCGGGTTTCCGACGCTGGTGAGCAATGTCGAGACCCTGGCTCAGCTGGCGTACCTGAACATCCACGGAGCGACCCAGTTCCGCACCGCCGGCACCGATGCGTCGCCGGGCACCTTCCTGGCCACCATCACCGGTGCAGGCCGTCCGGCCGCCCTCTACGAGCTGCCGCACGGCATCGCGGTCGCGGATCTGCTGACGCTGCACGGCATTCCCCTGCAGCAGGTCACCGGGGCGCTCATGGGCGGGTACTTCGCCGGGCTGCTCAATCGCGACATCCTCGGGGCCACCCTGGATCACGAGACGATCCGGGAACTCGGCAGCGGCCTGGGCTGCGGCGCGATCACGGTACTCACCGACGACTGCCCGGTGGCGGTCGCCGCGTCGGTGCTCACCTACTTCGACCGGGAGAACGCCGGACAGTGCGGGTCCTGTTTCAACGGCACGGCGGCCATGGCGGCGGTGATGGCCGCGCTGCGCGACGGCATGGCCGGTGAGGACGACGTGGCCCGGCTGCAGCGCTGGTCGGTGGTGCTGCGTGGCCGGGGTGCGTGCGCCACCCTCGACGGCGCGGCGAATGTGGCGGCCGGCCTCCTGACCCAGTTCCCCGACCTCGTGCACAGCCACCTCGAAAACGCCTGCCCGGCATGCCGTTCCGGCGCGTTCACAGCGGTGCGACCGTACGAGGTGGAACGACTCGACGAGGTGGTGGGGGTATGA
- a CDS encoding alpha/beta fold hydrolase: MTVVLEQDEKVIEINGGNVVYEILGEEGDFIALTPGGRFSKDIPGLRPLAEELVKGGYRVLLWDRPNCGKSDVQFYGYSESHMRAETLHQLITQLGIGPCILAGGSGGARDSMLTTMLYPEIVTKLVVWNIVGGVYGSFVLGSYYVVPSILAVRGAGMKAVARIDEWKERIAENPANEARILAQDADEFLKLMLRWLNAFVPKPGQTIPGVEDEMFDNIKVPTLIIRGGENDLDHPKRTSLEVSCLIKGSTLIDPPWPEDAWERAGEDRASGKAKRFNMFDTWVQAAPAILDFLGK, encoded by the coding sequence GTGACGGTGGTACTCGAGCAGGACGAGAAGGTCATCGAGATCAACGGTGGCAACGTCGTGTACGAAATTCTCGGTGAAGAAGGCGATTTCATCGCGCTGACGCCGGGAGGACGGTTCAGCAAGGACATCCCGGGGTTGCGTCCGCTGGCCGAGGAACTGGTCAAGGGCGGCTACCGGGTACTGCTGTGGGACCGCCCGAACTGCGGCAAGTCCGATGTGCAGTTCTACGGATACAGCGAATCACACATGCGGGCCGAGACGTTGCACCAGTTGATCACCCAGCTGGGCATCGGCCCGTGCATCCTGGCCGGCGGGTCCGGCGGTGCCCGGGATTCGATGTTGACGACCATGCTCTACCCCGAGATCGTCACCAAGCTCGTGGTGTGGAACATCGTCGGCGGGGTGTACGGCTCGTTCGTGCTGGGCTCCTACTACGTCGTCCCGAGTATCCTCGCGGTTCGCGGTGCGGGTATGAAAGCCGTTGCCCGCATTGACGAGTGGAAGGAACGGATCGCGGAAAACCCGGCGAACGAGGCCCGCATCCTGGCGCAGGACGCGGACGAATTCCTCAAGCTGATGCTGCGCTGGCTCAATGCGTTCGTACCCAAGCCCGGACAGACCATCCCTGGGGTCGAGGACGAGATGTTCGACAACATCAAGGTTCCGACGTTGATCATCCGGGGCGGCGAGAACGATCTCGACCACCCGAAGCGCACCTCTTTGGAAGTGAGTTGCCTGATCAAGGGTTCGACGCTGATCGACCCGCCGTGGCCCGAAGATGCCTGGGAACGCGCCGGAGAGGATCGCGCCTCTGGAAAGGCCAAGCGGTTCAACATGTTCGACACCTGGGTGCAGGCGGCGCCGGCGATCCTTGATTTTCTCGGCAAATGA
- a CDS encoding Rieske (2Fe-2S) protein, translating into MSEPDKRPRLAQGREHVVATVDEIPPGTHKLVPIGRHGVGVYNVNGTFYAIANYCPHEGGPLCSGRPRGRTVVDETAPGGAVMVRDQEFIYCPWHQWGFELATGTTAVKPEWSIRTYPVRIVDDEVLVMA; encoded by the coding sequence GTGAGCGAACCGGACAAGCGCCCCCGGCTTGCGCAGGGGCGCGAGCACGTCGTCGCCACTGTCGACGAAATTCCCCCCGGCACCCACAAGCTGGTACCGATCGGCCGCCACGGGGTCGGCGTCTACAACGTCAACGGCACGTTCTATGCCATCGCGAACTACTGCCCACATGAGGGCGGGCCACTGTGTTCGGGGCGGCCCCGCGGACGAACTGTCGTCGATGAGACCGCCCCCGGTGGCGCGGTGATGGTGCGCGATCAAGAGTTCATCTATTGCCCCTGGCACCAGTGGGGTTTCGAACTGGCGACCGGCACGACCGCAGTCAAGCCGGAGTGGAGTATCCGTACCTACCCGGTGCGGATCGTTGACGACGAAGTGTTGGTGATGGCGTGA
- a CDS encoding amidohydrolase family protein yields MSVTASPRVPAAERIAVRCVDSDVHPMPKRGELIEYIPEPWRSKYFLNHPVGEQIYYDAPDYAHSYAMRVDAFPPDGEFACSDPDMALRQLIMEAGSDIAILEPTHAESRLAEATAAYCTATNEWLANHWLDSHNNWHQRWRGSVCVAIEEPQLAVAEIEKWADHPYMAQVLIKAEPRPSWGDPKYDPVWAAATRHDITVSCHLSRGEFDTLPLPPVGLPSYNHDFMVTYSLLAANQVMSLIFDGVFDRFPTLRIVFVEHAFTWILPLMWRMDAIYAARKSWLDIKRKPSEYVKDHIKFTTQPLDYPEDKTELSRAFEWMECEKILLYSSDYPHWTFDDPRWLVKHLPEHTREAIMFRNGIETYKLPETVPVLEGQVRVF; encoded by the coding sequence ATGTCCGTCACAGCGAGCCCACGAGTACCCGCGGCCGAGCGCATCGCGGTCCGGTGCGTCGACTCCGACGTGCACCCCATGCCCAAACGCGGTGAGCTCATCGAGTACATCCCTGAGCCGTGGCGCAGCAAGTACTTCCTCAATCACCCGGTAGGCGAGCAGATCTATTACGACGCACCGGATTACGCGCACTCCTATGCGATGCGGGTCGACGCGTTCCCGCCGGATGGCGAATTCGCCTGCAGCGATCCCGATATGGCGCTGCGCCAGCTGATCATGGAGGCCGGCTCCGACATCGCCATCTTGGAGCCGACGCACGCCGAGAGCCGGTTGGCCGAGGCCACCGCGGCCTACTGCACCGCGACCAACGAGTGGCTGGCCAACCACTGGCTCGACAGCCATAACAACTGGCATCAACGGTGGCGGGGCTCGGTGTGTGTGGCCATCGAGGAGCCGCAGCTCGCGGTCGCCGAGATCGAGAAGTGGGCCGATCACCCCTACATGGCTCAAGTGCTGATCAAGGCCGAGCCGCGGCCGTCGTGGGGGGATCCCAAGTACGACCCGGTCTGGGCTGCGGCCACCAGGCACGACATCACGGTGAGCTGTCACCTCTCGCGTGGCGAATTCGACACGTTACCGCTCCCGCCGGTCGGATTGCCGAGCTACAACCACGATTTCATGGTCACGTACTCGCTGTTGGCCGCCAACCAGGTGATGAGCCTGATCTTCGACGGTGTCTTCGACCGCTTCCCCACCCTGCGCATCGTGTTCGTCGAGCACGCGTTCACCTGGATCCTGCCGCTCATGTGGCGCATGGACGCGATCTACGCGGCTCGCAAATCCTGGCTGGACATCAAGCGCAAACCCAGCGAATACGTCAAAGACCACATCAAGTTCACCACCCAGCCGCTCGACTACCCCGAAGACAAGACCGAACTGTCCCGGGCGTTCGAGTGGATGGAATGCGAGAAGATCCTGCTCTACAGCAGCGACTATCCGCACTGGACGTTCGACGATCCGCGCTGGCTGGTCAAACACCTGCCCGAGCACACCCGCGAGGCGATCATGTTCCGCAACGGCATCGAGACCTACAAGCTGCCCGAGACCGTTCCGGTTCTCGAGGGCCAGGTCCGGGTGTTCTGA
- a CDS encoding amidohydrolase family protein has translation MAVQHPDGTSTPVIDASVHVFFGSNKDLRQNFLREPFASRGFPDYEMNWYGAPGGEYAKHSKGPERQYPGSDPDLTAQHLFADRGVDIAILHPMTRGIMPDRHLGTALANAHNEMMVTRWLDHDAHGHRFRGTIRVNPDDVAGAVREINRYKDHPRVVQIGVPLQSRELYGKPQYWPLWDAAADAGLPVAVHIEGGAGVQFPPTPSGKTRTYEQYLGFMALNYLYHLMNMIAEGVFERTPALKFVWADGAADMLTPFMWRMDCFGRPHLEQTPWAPRMPSDYLPGHVYFVQGALDGPGDVEFAGEWFGFTGKEDMVMFGSSYPHWQLNEPTVPAAFTAEQRDKLLWRNAAELYGLRSAVIPSAVAAQ, from the coding sequence TTGGCAGTGCAGCACCCCGACGGGACCAGCACCCCGGTCATCGATGCCAGCGTGCACGTCTTCTTCGGGTCGAACAAAGACTTGAGGCAGAACTTTCTGCGCGAGCCGTTCGCCAGCCGCGGCTTCCCCGACTACGAAATGAATTGGTATGGCGCGCCGGGCGGCGAGTACGCAAAGCACAGCAAGGGGCCCGAACGGCAATACCCCGGCTCGGATCCCGATCTGACCGCGCAGCATCTGTTCGCCGACCGCGGCGTCGACATCGCGATCCTGCACCCCATGACCCGCGGCATCATGCCGGACCGCCACCTGGGCACCGCACTTGCCAACGCGCACAACGAGATGATGGTGACGCGCTGGCTCGACCACGACGCGCACGGCCACCGGTTCCGCGGCACCATCCGGGTGAACCCCGACGACGTCGCCGGCGCAGTGCGCGAGATCAACCGTTACAAGGACCATCCTCGCGTCGTGCAGATAGGCGTGCCGTTGCAGTCCCGCGAGCTGTACGGCAAGCCGCAGTACTGGCCGCTGTGGGATGCTGCCGCCGATGCCGGTCTACCGGTGGCGGTGCACATCGAAGGCGGTGCGGGCGTCCAGTTTCCGCCGACGCCATCGGGCAAGACCCGAACCTATGAACAGTATCTCGGCTTCATGGCGCTGAATTACCTGTACCACCTGATGAACATGATCGCCGAAGGCGTCTTCGAGCGCACGCCGGCACTCAAGTTCGTGTGGGCCGACGGCGCGGCCGACATGCTGACACCGTTCATGTGGCGCATGGACTGCTTCGGCCGGCCGCATCTGGAGCAGACACCGTGGGCTCCCAGAATGCCCAGCGATTATCTTCCCGGCCACGTCTACTTCGTGCAGGGCGCCCTCGACGGGCCTGGCGACGTCGAGTTCGCCGGCGAGTGGTTCGGGTTCACGGGCAAGGAAGACATGGTGATGTTCGGGTCGAGTTACCCGCACTGGCAACTGAACGAACCGACGGTACCGGCCGCATTCACCGCCGAGCAGCGGGACAAGCTGTTGTGGCGCAACGCCGCAGAGCTCTACGGGCTGCGCAGCGCAGTCATACCGTCCGCCGTTGCGGCACAGTAG
- a CDS encoding acyl-CoA dehydrogenase family protein produces MLLEFDADQRLWQETVRDAVGKQCPATLVREVAERGVDPAPLWQCYIDQGWTELTDPQNAVELAIVLEELGRATDLTPYLATMTQYAPLAEDRFDPAAAGTAVYSGVAARRDATGWVLDGTAHHVLDGDRVQALAVVTDAGVFLVPADKVRARRTPAFDPVLHIAEVTFDGVSVPGTDRMHVDTEKARHLALAGMAVTTVGACQRVLDLALEHVKQRHQFGVPIGSFQAVQHKAVDMHVAIERARALSYFAALTIAADDSRRRLSAAMAKAAAGECQAVVFRHGLQLFGAMGFTWENDVQFALKRAKAGELLLGGAAEHRAVIAAEYRTTYRGL; encoded by the coding sequence GTGCTACTCGAATTCGATGCCGATCAGCGGCTATGGCAGGAAACCGTGCGCGACGCGGTCGGCAAGCAGTGTCCGGCGACCCTGGTCCGGGAGGTCGCCGAGCGGGGGGTCGATCCAGCACCGCTGTGGCAGTGCTACATCGATCAGGGCTGGACCGAACTCACCGATCCGCAGAATGCGGTCGAGCTCGCGATCGTGCTCGAAGAGCTGGGTCGTGCCACCGACCTGACCCCGTATCTGGCGACCATGACGCAGTACGCGCCGCTGGCCGAGGACCGGTTCGACCCCGCCGCCGCGGGTACCGCCGTATACAGCGGGGTCGCCGCACGGCGCGATGCCACGGGCTGGGTGCTCGACGGCACCGCGCATCACGTGCTCGACGGAGACCGCGTGCAGGCGCTGGCAGTGGTGACCGACGCCGGAGTGTTCCTGGTGCCGGCCGACAAGGTGCGCGCCCGGCGCACGCCGGCTTTCGATCCGGTGCTGCACATTGCCGAAGTGACGTTCGACGGGGTGAGTGTTCCCGGCACCGATCGCATGCATGTCGACACCGAGAAGGCCCGGCATCTGGCTCTGGCCGGTATGGCGGTGACGACCGTCGGTGCCTGCCAACGGGTTTTGGACCTCGCGCTCGAACACGTCAAGCAACGTCATCAGTTCGGTGTGCCGATCGGATCGTTCCAGGCAGTGCAGCACAAGGCCGTCGACATGCACGTCGCCATCGAACGGGCCCGGGCACTGTCGTACTTCGCCGCACTGACCATCGCTGCCGACGACTCACGGCGGCGACTGTCCGCGGCGATGGCCAAGGCCGCAGCGGGGGAGTGTCAGGCGGTGGTATTTCGCCACGGCTTGCAGTTGTTCGGGGCGATGGGATTCACCTGGGAGAACGACGTTCAGTTCGCGCTCAAGCGCGCGAAGGCCGGCGAACTGCTGCTGGGTGGGGCGGCCGAGCACCGTGCGGTGATCGCCGCCGAGTACCGCACGACGTACAGGGGGCTCTAA